The nucleotide sequence CACCAGTCATGCTTTATCTACTCATTTGCTAGATGGAGAGTTCAACAGAGTGCAAGCAAAGGTCAAGCAAACCATAGACAAAGCAGACTGCATTTGCGTCATCTCTTATGGGTGGTCGAATGTCCGGGGACAAGGAGTCATCACCTACATTGTCACCACCCCTCAACCAGTACTCTATAAGAGCACAGACACAAAGCACAACAGACACACAGGATCCTACATTGCTGATGAGCTGAAAGCAGTCATCAATGATCTTGGACCTGAGAAGGTTTGTGCACTTGTAACTGACGATGCTGCAAACATGAAGGTTGCTTGGGCACACGTGCAGGAGACCTACCCTCACATAACAACAATTGGCTGTGCTGCCCATGCGCTTAATCGTCTCCTTAAGGACATCATGGCACTGAATACAATGAACATAGTGTACAAGACAGCGAAGCAAGTCGTGAAATATGTGAAGGGCAAACAGCTAGCTTCAGCAATCTACCTCTctaagcaaaaagaaaaaaacaagaatgGCAGACTGAAGCTCCCCAGCATCACTCGGGGATGGGCTGGGGTCGTCATCATGTACCACAGTCTGCTAGAGGGGAAGGAGTCTTTGCAAGAGATGGCTATATCCCAGAGTGCAGCAATTGAAAGTGCCATCAAGAGAATCCTGTTAGATGATGTGTTCTGGGAAAGAGTGACTGGCAGCCTGAGAATCCTCAAACCAATAGCAGCAGCAATTGCCAAGATAGAAGGGGATGCTGCCCTCTTGTCAGATGTTAAATATCTGTTTGCCGAGCTTAAAGATGAAATGCAAGCTGTCCTGCCTGCCTCCCTGCTGCTGCAAGCAGAGGAAACTGCAGTGGTCAAGTCCCTGGAGAAGCACCAAGAGTTCTGCATGAAACCAATACATGCAGCAGCTTACATGCTGGACCCAAAGTATGACAAAAGCATACTCTCAGCTGAAGAGATCCGCAGTGCTTACTCTGTTATTAATGCCATGTCTCACCGTCTTGGGCTTGATGAAGGCAAAGTTCTCGGTAGTCTAGCAAAGTACCGTACCAAGCAAGGCCTTTGGGAGTGGGATGGGATATGGCAGTCGTGCCAGCACATATCTGCATCTACCTGGTGGAAAGGACTTTGTGGATTTGAGGCCCTTGCACCTGTAGCGTCTATCATCCTTCAGATCCCACCAAGATCAGCCGCCTCTGAGCGCAAGTGGTCCCTGTttgggaacacacacacaaaggttcGCAACAGGCTCATGAATGCAAGTGAGGAGAAACTGGTGGCAGTCCGGGCAAACCTACGACTCTTTGAGCCTGAAACAGAGCCGTCCTGGACAAGGCTGGACAGTGACACCGAAGATGAAGACGAGTCAGACATGAAGGATGTTGATGAGGTCCAGGAAGAAGAGAAAGTactttcatttcaattttgaatGGGACTTtttggggtgggggtgggggggggggggcaatgctTTTGTTTTAAAGCAAACATgaggaaatatgtttttttttttttcattcaacattTATGGCTTTTGTGTTGCTTAATGAAAGAATGAATTAAAGTTCTAATTACAATTAAATCAAagtcaaaaatgtaatttgtgcaTTAGTTTGCTTGCATTTCAGcttatgtttgtttgtatataGACTATAAATAAATTTCCCAAATTTTCTAAATAATTCAGATAAATTCCTGTAAAGTGTCCAACTTGAAATATTTCCAAAATTCCCAAGATGAAGTTCCCATGGAATTTTATGGGAAATTGTCTGCCCTTTTGCAGCCCTAGTCATAAACGTTGATGGTTTTTGCTCAGGAGCTGTATGTGGCCTTCAGCAGCATCTCAGACCTGAGTCCAGTCAGTTTAGGACAGGACACTTTCACTGGAAGGAAACCCTGTGTGCACCCATCCTTCTCCAGGAGCCTCAGAGGAACATGAAGGGTTAACGAACAGAGCATTAGAGCGATGAGGCTCAGCTTCTCTGTGCTCGAGCAGACTAACAGTCCAGACAGATAAGAATGTCTCCATGCAGCCCATTATATCACAAGGACTTGTTTTTGAGCACTTAAATGTAATGCTGCCCCACCTCATCCATTACACAAATGACACAATAATGCATTTGACAGAGAACTGAAATGGACAAGAGAAATGATTGATATGAAGGTTGGTGCTAGTGTATTTCCAGCTAACAAAAATGCTCATTTAGAACCAAACCACATAAAGAACATTTAGCTAGCATCCCATTGAGATATGGAAACattactttaaaacatttttttctgaatattcAAAACCATCcagtttttatgtatttagtttattttttggcCTTTTCCAGTGTTAaagaaattttttaaaaaaaagttaaattttataattttgcGCACAATATGGGGACATTTCTATTAAATGTTTTCTGAACGTTCTGAAGCGATTGAGTTGGCTTGAAAAGGTCATTTAAAGCGTTTAAAAttcaaactcatttaagcttcCACTTTAAAATCTATATCCATctctccatctatctatctatctatctatctatctatctatctgtctgtctgtctgtctgtctgtctgtctgtctgtctatacatttttctgtctgtgtctgtctatctatctatctatctatctatctatctatctatctatctatctatctatctatctatctatctatctatctatctatctatctatctatctatctgtctgtctgtctgtctgtctgtctgtctatacatttttctgtctgtgtctatctatctatctatctatctatctatctatctatctatctatctatctatctatctatctatctatctaattcaTGCTTGCAACATTTTCactaaattaactggttttaaaTGGTTTTCACTTGAACTGGTTTTAGCTTTTTAACTGATTTCTAAATGGTTTTTAGCTCCTTTTTTTAGCTGTTTTTCACTAAAATTAACTGGTTTTAGCCGTTTCTAGTTGATTTATGTTAAATtaacctacactgtaaaaaattactgtggttttaacagtaaaaaactgtgaaaatgctacagtacaaacctgttaaatggttaatggtaatttcctgtaaactttacaaGGAAAAACCGTTaacttacgttcccagaattctctgctttgcatttttaaaaattttgaattatttttttctttgaaataactatgtttcttcttattttttttcttatctattatgtttattagggttgtttgttaaattaatgtttattgcatatttcagtttaatgagtctcaccgtgatggtgtttagtgcttgtgtgaatgacactgcaCCTTCAATATATCTTACAgtaatatttaaaagctgcttgtgatgggctttgtttcatcacgtgactttctcatcaccacctacTTTTGATGTAGTATACCAGTGTATTACaatggtacaaaacagatttcagtatttcaataagttggtatattgatattttatcagttaaatcatggtattaaactttaaatttaaggtaaaacagtaaaacctaaaatggtgtaactgtattttttatggtaTAAAAACGTTAAACCAAAAAATggtgttaccatattttttacagtataattatggcaaccacagctgccggttttttaccgtatattttacggaatattttttactgtgtattttTAGCTGTTTTTCACTAAATAAACTGGATTTATCTGTTTTTACTGGTTTAATCTAGTTTTCACTTAACAAACTGGTTTTAgcttttttacagatttttgcaaaattaaccagttttttttagctgtttttacTAAAtgaactggttttagctggtttcaACCAGGtttggctgttttttttgtttttgtattttgtgaAATGAACTGGTTAGCTGTATTAGCTGGTTTTCATTAAATTGAAttggttttatttgtttgttttggttttagcTGTTTTGGCTAAATGAACTGGTTTTAGTTGTTTTTAGCTGGTTTTGGCTAAATAAACTGGTTTTTAACTGGTTTTAGCTGGGTTTTAGCTAAAacaagtgctgtcaaacaataaatcgtgattaatcacatccaaaataaaagtttttgtttacataatatttacacaatatataataaaaacataatatatttattatgtatgtataaatacacagacatacacatatatatttaagaaaaaagttatatttctatatgaaatatatttatatataggctaatataaattatataagtatatacatgtaaatattttataaatatatactgtatacagtatatacataataaatatacacaatacacacacatatattccacaaacaaaaacttttatgtaGGATggaattaatcgtttgacagcactatagcTAAAACCAATAAAATCCAGCTGCAAGTTAGCAAGTTTTAACTTCTCTGTTTTTCCTGATTTACTGTATTGCCTTCAAAAATGTCTGACTTAAAttttgaaaactattttaaatttcaaaCTGCTTCAAACTGAGAAGCTTCAAACTGAAAGCTTTTAaaccttttcaaactttctggctaGGCTTTTGCAAGCTAGCTTAAAGTTTgtcttcaaatttttttttttaaatctagtcaAGTAGTAACGAATACAGTAGACAAACGTCCAACTAACCTGTTCAAGAAAAACAgtttatgaatattattaaaaaccAGATAATGTCTACTAATGTTACTGGACTAACAGTTGTTCGTAACTTTGAAAGAACCtttgaaaactttttttgcaaaatattttCCCCGTTAGATGAGTTACTATGTTTTGTTCCTTaggttttatgttttaaatagtcaataattataaatgttattaataatatttgattgttttatttataattgtaatttagattaattatatatattttatttatttgatttctatatattagaaattatttcataaatactgtaaatacagttagagaacaatataaaacagtgttttagtatttatatactattaaagtgtttatatatatatttctttttttttaactagctttcatttaatatattttcagttttcattttaaatttaagtgtAAGTTAATTTCcctatagaaataaatatatgtattttagttTCAGTAGTTTTAATACttgaacttattttatttctcttaGCTGGCAAGGCATTTAAATTTTTTCgtttttcatattttctttcattattatttattttatttcacaaaataccagcatctttttaaaaactgtattgtTATCCCCTCATTAAGCTTGTTTTCAGTCAAACTGTGTCAGGAATCACTAATCTGGAGCCAGTGTTCAGTGAGTGAACAAACTGAATATTCATGAAGTGGTGAATGAAAGAAGTCCTCATttgctttctctctgtctttcactTACTTCCTTTACTGTGGATCAAATCCAGGCTTAGCATTTCCTTTCACAGCAACAAGTGATGTTTAACTGATATAGATGAACACTTGTTTAAAAGTTCAGGGTCCTTTGGGAAAGTATTTAatccttttattcagcaagcaagTGTCAGTAAAGCGCTTTTCATTGTTatgaaagatttctatttcagataaatactgtTGATTTTCAATCATAGTCATGAAATCTTgtactttacatttaaaatattatttagattatattatttagttatttagtacTAATAGGTTAGATTGCTACATTATCTTCCTCAGCAATGAGGTAAAATCAAAGTAACTAAACAGCTTCATTGTTtgtagagagagacacacagacgcGGGTAATTCAACCATTTCTTTCTCAATCTTCGTTCCCccgatgtactaaaacatgcccacgatttactaattcgttcccccaatgtactaaaacatgcccacgatttactaattcgttccctcgatgtactaaaatatgcccacgatttactaattcgttccctcgatgtactaaaacatgcccacgatttactaattcgtacccccgatgtactaaaatgtgtgcacgatttactaattcgttcccccgatgtactaaaacgtgcgcaAAACTTAGTAATTTGTTCCCTCCATGTACTAAAACaagcgcacgatttactaattcattcccacgATGTACTAAAACaagcgcacgatttactaattcgttccctcgatgtactaaaacatgcccaCGATTTACAAATTCGTACCCCCGATGTACTAAAACGTGTGCactatttactaattcattccctcaatgtactaaaacgtgcgcaCGAATTACAAATTTGTTCCCTCGATGTACTTGTTACAGAAtacccgggaggctgaggagtaatagAAAGATAGTTTATtaaaggcacaagcagaggagctggtagtgctgggtagagtgatgaatggtagtgatgaatggatccgtgatagctgggtgaagacgtcagaggagggaggtgtaccacacacacgcacgatgGAGACTTGGATCTTCGGGGaaacgctggagagaggtaagtagaggtagagttagtccttagagttagcatacaggtaagaccttgtcgcgaatgagaccggacgctgactgagtgcgtgCGTGTGGTATTTATAGTGCTGATGTGATTGGAtcgtgatgagggtcaggtggaagtgattaGTATTACGGTGAGGGCGTGCCTTGtgagtgagtggaggtggaacctggcataTTTGTAACAGTACTAAAATATGCCCACGATTTGCTAATTCATTCCCCTGATGTATTAAAACATgcccacgatttactaattcgttcccccgatgtactaaaacgtgcccACGATTTAATAATTCGTTCCCccgatgtactaaaacatgcccacgatttactaattcattcccccGATGTATTAAAACATTCCCACGGTTTACTTattcgttccctcgatgtactaaaacgtgcgcacgatttacaAATCCGTTCCCTCGTTGTACTAAAACATgcccacgatttactaattcgttcccccgATGTATTAAAACATgtacacgatttactaattcgttccctcgatgtactaaaacaggcgcacgatttactaattcgttccctcgttgtactaaaacatgcccacgatttactaattcgttcccccgatgtactaaaacgtgcccACGATTTAATAATTCGTTCCCccgatgtactaaaacatgcccacgatttactaattcgttcccccgatgtactaaaacatgcccacgatttactaattcggtCCCCCTGATGTATTAAAACATctacacgatttactaattcgttcccccgatgtactaaaacatgcccacgatttactaattcggtCCCCCTGATGTATTAAAACATctacacgatttactaattcgttccctcgatgtaTTAAAACATgtacacgatttactaattcgttccctcgatgtactaaaacatgcccacgatttactaattcgttcccccgatgtactaaaacgtgcccacgatttactaattcgttcccccgCTGTACTAAAACGTGCCCACGATTTAATAATTCGTTCCCccgatgtactaaaacgtgcccacgatttactaattcgttcccccgCTGTACTAAAACGTGCCCACGATTTAATAATTCGTTCCCccgatgtactaaaacatgcccaCGATTTAATAATTCGTTCCCccgatgtactaaaacatgcccaCGATTTAATAATTCGTTCCCccgatgtactaaaacatgcccacgatttactaattcgttcccccgatgtactaaaacatgcccacgatttactaattcgttcccccgatgtactaaaacatgcccacgatttactaattcgttcccccgatgtactaaaacgtgcgcaAGACTTAGTAGaccaagacgaccactggcacggcaccaacttacctaaactcattggttaaatcttatgtgccctccagaagtttgcgctctgcaagtgatcgacgccttgtggtaccatcccaaagaagttcaaaatcactctcacggaccttttcctggactgtgcccagctggtggaatgacctcccaatctcaattcgtacagctgagtctttactcattttcaagaaacagctaaagactcatctttttcgcctgcacttaaccaactaacactagcacttttccttttcttgtctttttataaaaaaaaaaaaaaaaaaaaaaaaaaccctacctatgcgttctatactagactaactgagacttgtcatggcacttgtatactgttgttgttctcttgttgacctgactgcttctattgttctcatttgtaagtcgctttggataaaagcgtctgctaaatgattaaatgtaaatgtaaatgtaaatgtagtaattcgttccctcgatgtactaaaacatATTTACTAATTCTTTCCCtggatgtactaaaacgtgcgcaCAACTTAATAATTCGTTCCCCCAATGTATCAAAATGTGCGCACGATTTAATAATGtgttccctcgatgtactaaaacgtgcacacaatttactattttgttccctctatgtactaaaacatgcacacgattaagcaaatcaagggaacaaattagtaaatcatgcagaAATTGAAATTGTAAATCGTGTGCATGATTTAGCCTACTTTTTTACTGTATGCCATGTGTGGGGTTCTGTAATAACTGATACATTCGGCCCAATTTTCCAAAGCATTCATACAGTTCTCGAAAAACAAAGACACTTTTCTCAAAACGTTTAACACATTTCACCTGTTTGTGCACACGTTCCAGTttgctcagtgttttctgcaaaacTCTACACAAAAACGTCATCATGCACAGGTTTAACCAAGTTCTCATTCAGGAAACACAAACGCACAATATTATTAACTCAAGCATCAAAAAATGCAAACAGCGCACATTTATCCACGTGTGAACATTCAGTAGCAAAACTGATGACAGATGAATCTCAGGAGGATATGAACAAGAGCACAGCTGATTATgtgttttggaaaatgaatccTGGTAGTGGGAGACAAAGAACAATAGTAGGGGCAAATAAAAATGAAGGGATCAATTTGGCAGAGgatgctgaataaataaatgaattggtTTATTTACAGTAACTGACTGTATATTTCaatgtgttttactgtatattCTGTTGTTCGGTCTTTGAACTTTCCTCTGGTATTGTTGTTCATCTACTGTAAGATCTCTTTACAGCAGTGTAAAGCAAGTAAACTTTTCTTACAGTTTATTACTGAATTTTACTGTATCTGCACAGCTCTATTTATGTCGTATACTGAAAGTATTCATGTTTCTCAAAAGAAGGTTTGTAACGGTGTTTTGAATCGATCTCACTAGTGTTCTCTAGGCAGGAAAGTCTTGTGTGTATTTTTCAGGTCCGTGTGTCATCTGAGGCCAAAGTTTGAGTCAGAAAATCTTGCGATACTATGCTATAATGATTTTTCCCCCACTCCTaactactgctactactaataatttagcagtattacaataataacatttattattttgtgcaGTGGTTTTGTTTAGTAATAATTATACTActgataaaaataacaataattgttatttttttattaatacaattattattattatagtcataTTGAATTAGAATCAGAATTATGGCCAA is from Carassius carassius chromosome 43, fCarCar2.1, whole genome shotgun sequence and encodes:
- the LOC132124707 gene encoding uncharacterized protein LOC132124707, which gives rise to MPRTPSHVWIHFISANLKGKTVYSCKYCAKTYVKNATKMQQHIAKCPKFSQSSKQATPEKSSSASSIRCGNDSDSDTLSSAPAHSGIGGLFDSMDEWSQRHADECFARAMYATGSPLTLTSNVYWKRFLNVLRPAYTPSTSHALSTHLLDGEFNRVQAKVKQTIDKADCICVISYGWSNVRGQGVITYIVTTPQPVLYKSTDTKHNRHTGSYIADELKAVINDLGPEKVCALVTDDAANMKVAWAHVQETYPHITTIGCAAHALNRLLKDIMALNTMNIVYKTAKQVVKYVKGKQLASAIYLSKQKEKNKNGRLKLPSITRGWAGVVIMYHSLLEGKESLQEMAISQSAAIESAIKRILLDDVFWERVTGSLRILKPIAAAIAKIEGDAALLSDVKYLFAELKDEMQAVLPASLLLQAEETAVVKSLEKHQEFCMKPIHAAAYMLDPKYDKSILSAEEIRSAYSVINAMSHRLGLDEGKVLGSLAKYRTKQGLWEWDGIWQSCQHISASTWWKGLCGFEALAPVASIILQIPPRSAASERKWSLFGNTHTKVRNRLMNASEEKLVAVRANLRLFEPETEPSWTRLDSDTEDEDESDMKDVDEVQEEEKVLSFQF